From Epinephelus lanceolatus isolate andai-2023 chromosome 5, ASM4190304v1, whole genome shotgun sequence, the proteins below share one genomic window:
- the phrf1 gene encoding uncharacterized protein phrf1 isoform X2, translated as MDEDDSQDELINRSTSHGKGKRAALWAISDDSDDVEEESEEGGSDSSAEEEEDHVDGEEEEDDDEEDEEEEEGNEEEDDEEEEGDAKAEDGAIRAASADLAGMSSDEDADKCPICLNSFSSQPVATPENCQHYFCLDCILAWAKNVNSCPVDRIAFNSIYLRKCYGGKVKKMITVQKPAKEGLEETVDLDLEQTSCEVCGGSDREDRLLLCDGCDAGYHMECLTPPLDSVPVEEWFCPECVANNRHSRGSAEEISDTESLPSTARPATSRSHSGAAAPTRAIARTQQSERVRANVNRHRITQLAPTYLIQSTWLDETINAVVAGLNTAVYVRDFAPRAPASRRRKTGRRRKVRRKKTSSSVAKNGKAASTGVKRRKRRVRRTKSRKKLALKKPITPRSRIANNLGIVKDKKSSSLPTVYRPSEHTLSSMRADIGAASLSIYGDPFDLDPFVEREEEEQQATSLLEAKRRGISRSALRSHQPVARPVTASLSRRGMDVPQSRSVVEAAPVPDLLGSILSGQSVLLMDSSDVVINRDGSLKTTKPMLPSVLKPSCSNSCSSGDGSTQISPVMSPNQGDSSPSPHYNRDLPGSSHSSTNRLFSQSSSRLHSPASHIPSSSHSDLPPRGHPTLLPPRPIRPTPPPGHWRTNGVRAPSPSSSIQPTLDSSSKSKVETSSQSQTIKAPVKPMWVDVSVLPRIPKIKRESSGTTNDDTGQGGSTGSNRSSSSRGNSRNSATSSNGYGMPETGMNSLAGDKGKQQSVDQQKGRADGQAQRQRPDGNSSSSAFSNSFSSFSSTGSSTNQQRYSSSSSSSSSAVSFRINSSGNSWQARRLSSSSSSAAGGSSQEHRREKEDEARKRQLHRDKQMLLASRTLVNKEQDSNTIYDPFNPTLSDSSSSEDEAENKSLDGSSRHATLEGMAPSLRNEKGLVQSKQKPVPVKTETQENEDFQEGPRGASPQETTTQEVRFSEEHVKVEKESSIETKTEKQTQLLDIKVKKQPGLDDAEDAERFGHSVKSLNSETANTTPPVQHSLDLLKTERETLEDDSGQTVGTPNSAPPDSKNDSSASSSAPTTNRQKPETKSDSKSDSKSSPKSRDSGHNKTSKERCSSSLETDKERRGDHHASSQGGRRKEKEKDSQRSSRRSRSREKRRAHSSSESSQSNSPDRTRRKRRRSRSRSKDRRRSRSGSSSSSREHSRRRKQKRRSKERNDGRERDCERRRLSKDKRRGRSRSKSRSRSRSKDHKRGHSRSKSRSKSRSRSRERRKDHTRLQQSFLSYRDKVEYRSRDKRRQRSRSRSREKRKDEGSSSKSSQKTSGSSVLSLKDTKQLKDKKKEKDIPRSSLKEEKLVPLNKHTTSSCAATSVVSKKDKDLKADVQATTTEIAKEMKVGKEIKKEKQPLLDMFEDSPITTEIKKEETDIHALTVANSIDEEGNKEDPIKTETIEIQTETETFEIKTETCEIRTETSELKTETCEIQIDKSEPSSPDLCQLPPVTSFSTLTTSVTTDCLQDTVSPSHQELIATGEQSDTLGLTVPVKQEVLQPSDSDDDFNVDVMLDSLDYVKSERTEESGESLKQEKEVEEGKNEQVSTSVGAKSKSQVKRVTWNIQEPEGPQPEKSASKLSLYKLKLKQEGRRPSSTVQTSRQDITGAVSHPSKKGAAGALSTSSRPDGAQGEAEEGDLSRKDQYLKKLHMQERAIEEVKLAIKPFYQKRDINKEEYKEILRKAVQKVCHSKSGEINPVKVGNLVKAYVDKYKHARKHKKGEDLGQTQEAEAMKTSDSP; from the exons ATGGATGAAGATGACAGCCAAGATGAGCTGATCAACCGCAGTACGTCCCATGGCAAAGGAAAAAGGGCTGCGCTGTGGGCCATCTCAG ATGACTCGGATGATGTGGAAGAGGAGTCTGAGGAAGGAGGATCTGACAGTAGTgcggaagaagaggaggatcacgtagatggagaggaggaggaggatgatgatgaggaggatgaggaggaagaagaagggaACGAAGAGGAGGATG atgaggaagaggagggagatgcTAAGGCTGAGGATGGAGCTATCAGGGCAGCCTCCGCAGACCTTGCAGGGATGAGCTCGGATGAGGACGCAGATAAGTGTCCCATCTGCCTTAACTCATTCAGCAGCCAGCCTGTTGCAACGCCAGAGAACTGCCAGCACTACTTTTGTCTTGACTGCATCCTTGCATGGGCCAAG AATGTAAACTCGTGTCCTGTAGACCGTATTGCCTTCAACAGCATATACCTAAGGAAATGTTATGGAGGCAAAGTGAAGAAAATG ATCACAGTACAAAAGCCTGCGAAGGAAGGGCTAGAGGAAACAGTAGATTTGGACCTGGAGCAGACCAGCTGTGAGGTGTGTGGGGGCAGTGACCGTGAGGACCGCCTTTTGCTCTGCGATGGCTGTGATGCTGG GTATCACATGGAGTGTCTCACACCACCTCTTGACTCTGTTCCTGTGGAGGAATGGTTCTGCCCTGAGTGTGTAGCCAACAACCGGCACTCAA GGGGTTCAGCTGAAGAAATTAGTGATACCGAGAGCCTACCTTCTACTGCCCGTCCTGCCACCAGTCGCTCCCACTCTGGTGCTGCAGCTCCCACCAGAGCTATCGCCCGAACTCAGCAGAGTGAGAGGGTTCGAGCCAACGTCAACCGACATCGCATCACGCAG TTGGCGCCCACATATCTGATTCAGTCCACTTGGCTGGATGAGACTATTAATGCTGTGGTGGCTGGGCTTAACACGGCTGTGTATGTACGGGATTTCGCACCCCGCGCCCCAGCTAGCCGCAGGCGTAAAACCG GAAGACGCAGAAAGGTCAGACGCAAGAAGACGTCTTCTTCTGTGGCTAAAAATGGTAAAGCAGCAAGTACAGGAGTAAAGAGGAGGAAACGGAGAGTGAGGAGGACTAAGTCCAGAAAAAAACTG GCATTAAAAAAGCCAATCACTCCTCGAAGCCGTATCGCTAACAATCTTGGAATTGTAAAGGACAAGAAGAGCTCTTCACTTCCAACAGTATATCGGCCGTCAGAGCACACACTGAGCAGCATGCGTGCTGACATAGGTGCAGCATCCCTCTCTATCTACGGAGATCCATTTGACCTGGATCCCTTTGTGGAACG TgaggaagaagagcagcaggcTACATCACTGTTGGAAGCCAAGCGACGAGGGATCTCGCGATCTGCTCTTCGTTCTCATCAGCCTGTAGCTCGACCAGTCACTGCGAGCCTTTCAAG GAGAGGTATGGATGTTCCACAATCAAGGAGTGTTGTGGAGGCTGCTCCCGTGCCTGACCTCCTGGGCAGCATCCTATCAGGACAGAGTGTCCTGCTAATGGACAGTTCTGATGTTGTTATTAATCGAGATGGTTCCCTTAAAACTACGAAGCCGA TGTTGCCATCTGTGTTAAAGCCAAGTTGCAGCAATAGCTGTAGCTCAGGAGATGGCAGCACCCAGATCAGCCCAGTGATGTCGCCCAACCAGGGAGACAGTTCTCCATCGCCTCACTACAACAGAGACCTGCCAGGATCCTCCCATAGCTCCACCAACAGACTTTTCTCCCAGAGCTCTTCGCGCTTACACTCCCCAGCCAGCCACATCCCATCATCTTCCCATTCTGATTTACCACCCCGAGGTCACCCAACTTTGCTGCCACCTCGTCCAATCAGACCCACACCCCCTCCTGGTCACTGGAGAACCAATGGAGTTAGAGCCCCCAGTCCTTCCTCATCCATCCAACCTACCCTTGACTCCAGCTCTAAGAGCAAAGTAGAGACCTCATCACAGTCCCAAACTATAAAAGCACCTGTAAAGCCCATGTGGGTAGATGTGTCGGTTCTTCCAAGgataccaaaaataaaaagggaGAGCAGTGGTACCACAAATGATGACACTGGTCAAGGGGGCAGCACTGGCAGTAATCGAAGCAGCAGTAGTAGAGGAAATAGTAGAAATTCTGCCACCAGTAGTAATGGTTATGGCATGCCAGAAACAGGCATGAACAGCCTTGCTGGGGACAAGGGAAAGCAGCAAAGCGTAGACCAGCAAAAGGGCAGGGCTGACGGTCAGGCCCAGAGGCAGAGGCCAGATGGAAACAGCTCATCCTCAGCCTTCTCCAACtcattctcctccttctcctctacTGGCTCCTCTACCAACCAGCAACGTTATTCCTCAtcgtcttcctcttcttcatcagCAGTGAGCTTCCGCATTAACTCCAGTGGGAACTCCTGGCAGGCAAGGCGGCTTAGCAGCTCCTCATCCTCTGCTGCTGGAGGCAGTTCGCAGGAACACCGCagagaaaaagaagatgaaGCAAGGAAGAGACAGCTGCACAGGGATAAACAGATGCTTCTGGCATCACGTACATTGGTCAATAAGGAACAAGACAGTAATACTATCTACGATCCCTTTAATCCTACTCTGTCAGACTCGAGCAGCTCAGAGGATGAAGCTGAGAACAAAAGCCTGGATGGTAGCTCCCGACATGCCACACTTGAGGGGATGGCCCCTAGTTTAAGAAATGAGAAAGGTTTAGTGCAAAGCAAGCAGAAACcagttcctgtgaaaactgaaacaCAGGAGAATGAGGACTTCCAGGAAGGACCGAGGGGAGCTAGTCCTCAGGAAACCACAACACAAGAGGTCAGATTCTCAGAGGAACATGTCAAGGTCGAAAAAGAGTCATCAATAGAGACAAAGACTGAGAAACAAACCCAATTACTTGACATTAAAGTTAAGAAGCAGCCCGGGTTAGATGACGCAGAGGATGCTGAAAGGTTTGGTCACAGTGTAAAAAGTTTGAATTCAGAGACAGCAAACACCACACCACCTGTTCAACACAGCCTGGATCTTTTAAAGACTGAGAGAGAGACTCTAGAAGATGATAGTGGACAGACTGTTGGAACTCCCAACAGTGCTCCCCCTGACTCTAAGAACGATTCATCAGCATCCAGTTCTGCTCCCACTACGAACAGACAAAAACCAGAAACTAAATCAGATTCTAAATCGGACTCCAAATCCTCTCCCAAGTCAAGAGATTCGGGCCATAACAAGACCTCAAAGGAGAGATGCTCGAGCAGTTtggagacagacaaagagaggagaggagaccaTCATGCATCAAGCCAGGGAGGCCGacgaaaagaaaaggagaaggaCAGTCAAAGGAGTTCCAGGCGTTCAAGGtccagagagaagaggagggccCATTCATCCTCAGAAAGCTCTCAGTCCAATTCCCCGGATAGGACTCGCAGAAAGAGGCGGCGATCCCGGTCGCGATCCAAAGACAGGAGACGATCTAG ATCTGGTTCcagctccagcagcagagagcaTTCAAGAAGGAGGAAGCAAAAACGAAGGAGCAAGGAAAGAAATGacggcagagagagagactgtgaAAGAAGACgtttgtcaaaagacaagagaCGTGGTCGGTCTCGCTCAAAATCACGTTCCAGGTCTAGATCAAAGGACCATAAACGTGGTCATTCTCGCTCAAAATCACGCTCAAAATCACGGTCCAGATCCAGGGAAAGGAGGAAAGACCACACACGACTGCAACAATCTTTTCTGTCCTATAGAGACAAGGTAGAGTACCGGTCAAGAGACAAGAGAAGACAAAGGTCTAGATCCAGATCAAGAGAAAAACGGAAAGATGAAGGATCATCATCCAAGAGTTCTCAGAAAACTTCAGGGTCTAGTGTTTTGTCCctgaaagacacaaaacagttAAAGGAcaagaaaaaagagaaggaTATCCCTCGTAGCTCCCTCAAAGAGGAAAAACTTGTTCCACTGAACAAACACACGACTTCCTCCTGTGCTGCCACCTCTGTAGTTAGTAAGAAAGACAAAGACCTCAAGGCAGATGTCCAGGCCACAACAACAGAAATAGCAAAAGAGATGAAGGTTGGAAAAgagattaagaaagaaaaacaaccacttctTGATATGTTTGAAGATTCTCCTATTACTACGGAAATTAAGAAAGAAGAAACTGACATCCATGCCTTGACGGTAGCTAACAGTATAGATGAGGAAGGAAACAAAGAAGACCCCATCAAGACTGAGACAATTGAAATCCAGACTGAGACTGAGACATTTGAAATCAAGACTGAGACATGTGAAATTAGGACTGAGACAAGTGAACTCAAGACTGAGACTTGTGAAATCCAGATAGATAAATCTGAGCCAAGTTCCCCAGATTTATGCCAATTACCCCCCGTCACCTCATTTTCTACACTGACCACATCTGTTACAACAGACTGTCTCCAGGACACAGTCTCTCCATCTCATCAAGAGTTAATAGCCACTGGAGAACAATCTGACACTCTTGGGTTGACTGTCCCTGTAAAGCAGGAAGTTCTGCAACCCTCAGACTCTGATGATGACTTCAATGTTGATGTGATGCTCGACAGCCTGGACTATGTGAAGTCTGAGCGCACAGAGGAAAGTGGTGAATCTCTTAAACAAGAGAAGGAAGTGGAGGAGGGGAAGAATGAACAGGTATCGACCTCAGTGGGGGCCAAATCCAAGTCTCAAGTGAAGAGGGTTACCTGGAATATACAGGAGCCTGAGGGGCCTCAACCAGAGAAATCTGCAAGCA AGCTGTCCCTGTATAAATTGAAGCTGAAGCAGGAAGGTCGCAGACCCTCCTCAACAGTCCAAACATCCAGACAG
- the phrf1 gene encoding uncharacterized protein phrf1 isoform X1 — translation MDEDDSQDELINRSTSHGKGKRAALWAISDDSDDVEEESEEGGSDSSAEEEEDHVDGEEEEDDDEEDEEEEEGNEEEDDEEEEGDAKAEDGAIRAASADLAGMSSDEDADKCPICLNSFSSQPVATPENCQHYFCLDCILAWAKNVNSCPVDRIAFNSIYLRKCYGGKVKKMITVQKPAKEGLEETVDLDLEQTSCEVCGGSDREDRLLLCDGCDAGYHMECLTPPLDSVPVEEWFCPECVANNRHSRGSAEEISDTESLPSTARPATSRSHSGAAAPTRAIARTQQSERVRANVNRHRITQARSSQLAPTYLIQSTWLDETINAVVAGLNTAVYVRDFAPRAPASRRRKTGRRRKVRRKKTSSSVAKNGKAASTGVKRRKRRVRRTKSRKKLALKKPITPRSRIANNLGIVKDKKSSSLPTVYRPSEHTLSSMRADIGAASLSIYGDPFDLDPFVEREEEEQQATSLLEAKRRGISRSALRSHQPVARPVTASLSRRGMDVPQSRSVVEAAPVPDLLGSILSGQSVLLMDSSDVVINRDGSLKTTKPMLPSVLKPSCSNSCSSGDGSTQISPVMSPNQGDSSPSPHYNRDLPGSSHSSTNRLFSQSSSRLHSPASHIPSSSHSDLPPRGHPTLLPPRPIRPTPPPGHWRTNGVRAPSPSSSIQPTLDSSSKSKVETSSQSQTIKAPVKPMWVDVSVLPRIPKIKRESSGTTNDDTGQGGSTGSNRSSSSRGNSRNSATSSNGYGMPETGMNSLAGDKGKQQSVDQQKGRADGQAQRQRPDGNSSSSAFSNSFSSFSSTGSSTNQQRYSSSSSSSSSAVSFRINSSGNSWQARRLSSSSSSAAGGSSQEHRREKEDEARKRQLHRDKQMLLASRTLVNKEQDSNTIYDPFNPTLSDSSSSEDEAENKSLDGSSRHATLEGMAPSLRNEKGLVQSKQKPVPVKTETQENEDFQEGPRGASPQETTTQEVRFSEEHVKVEKESSIETKTEKQTQLLDIKVKKQPGLDDAEDAERFGHSVKSLNSETANTTPPVQHSLDLLKTERETLEDDSGQTVGTPNSAPPDSKNDSSASSSAPTTNRQKPETKSDSKSDSKSSPKSRDSGHNKTSKERCSSSLETDKERRGDHHASSQGGRRKEKEKDSQRSSRRSRSREKRRAHSSSESSQSNSPDRTRRKRRRSRSRSKDRRRSRSGSSSSSREHSRRRKQKRRSKERNDGRERDCERRRLSKDKRRGRSRSKSRSRSRSKDHKRGHSRSKSRSKSRSRSRERRKDHTRLQQSFLSYRDKVEYRSRDKRRQRSRSRSREKRKDEGSSSKSSQKTSGSSVLSLKDTKQLKDKKKEKDIPRSSLKEEKLVPLNKHTTSSCAATSVVSKKDKDLKADVQATTTEIAKEMKVGKEIKKEKQPLLDMFEDSPITTEIKKEETDIHALTVANSIDEEGNKEDPIKTETIEIQTETETFEIKTETCEIRTETSELKTETCEIQIDKSEPSSPDLCQLPPVTSFSTLTTSVTTDCLQDTVSPSHQELIATGEQSDTLGLTVPVKQEVLQPSDSDDDFNVDVMLDSLDYVKSERTEESGESLKQEKEVEEGKNEQVSTSVGAKSKSQVKRVTWNIQEPEGPQPEKSASKLSLYKLKLKQEGRRPSSTVQTSRQDITGAVSHPSKKGAAGALSTSSRPDGAQGEAEEGDLSRKDQYLKKLHMQERAIEEVKLAIKPFYQKRDINKEEYKEILRKAVQKVCHSKSGEINPVKVGNLVKAYVDKYKHARKHKKGEDLGQTQEAEAMKTSDSP, via the exons ATGGATGAAGATGACAGCCAAGATGAGCTGATCAACCGCAGTACGTCCCATGGCAAAGGAAAAAGGGCTGCGCTGTGGGCCATCTCAG ATGACTCGGATGATGTGGAAGAGGAGTCTGAGGAAGGAGGATCTGACAGTAGTgcggaagaagaggaggatcacgtagatggagaggaggaggaggatgatgatgaggaggatgaggaggaagaagaagggaACGAAGAGGAGGATG atgaggaagaggagggagatgcTAAGGCTGAGGATGGAGCTATCAGGGCAGCCTCCGCAGACCTTGCAGGGATGAGCTCGGATGAGGACGCAGATAAGTGTCCCATCTGCCTTAACTCATTCAGCAGCCAGCCTGTTGCAACGCCAGAGAACTGCCAGCACTACTTTTGTCTTGACTGCATCCTTGCATGGGCCAAG AATGTAAACTCGTGTCCTGTAGACCGTATTGCCTTCAACAGCATATACCTAAGGAAATGTTATGGAGGCAAAGTGAAGAAAATG ATCACAGTACAAAAGCCTGCGAAGGAAGGGCTAGAGGAAACAGTAGATTTGGACCTGGAGCAGACCAGCTGTGAGGTGTGTGGGGGCAGTGACCGTGAGGACCGCCTTTTGCTCTGCGATGGCTGTGATGCTGG GTATCACATGGAGTGTCTCACACCACCTCTTGACTCTGTTCCTGTGGAGGAATGGTTCTGCCCTGAGTGTGTAGCCAACAACCGGCACTCAA GGGGTTCAGCTGAAGAAATTAGTGATACCGAGAGCCTACCTTCTACTGCCCGTCCTGCCACCAGTCGCTCCCACTCTGGTGCTGCAGCTCCCACCAGAGCTATCGCCCGAACTCAGCAGAGTGAGAGGGTTCGAGCCAACGTCAACCGACATCGCATCACGCAGGCACGCTCATCACAG TTGGCGCCCACATATCTGATTCAGTCCACTTGGCTGGATGAGACTATTAATGCTGTGGTGGCTGGGCTTAACACGGCTGTGTATGTACGGGATTTCGCACCCCGCGCCCCAGCTAGCCGCAGGCGTAAAACCG GAAGACGCAGAAAGGTCAGACGCAAGAAGACGTCTTCTTCTGTGGCTAAAAATGGTAAAGCAGCAAGTACAGGAGTAAAGAGGAGGAAACGGAGAGTGAGGAGGACTAAGTCCAGAAAAAAACTG GCATTAAAAAAGCCAATCACTCCTCGAAGCCGTATCGCTAACAATCTTGGAATTGTAAAGGACAAGAAGAGCTCTTCACTTCCAACAGTATATCGGCCGTCAGAGCACACACTGAGCAGCATGCGTGCTGACATAGGTGCAGCATCCCTCTCTATCTACGGAGATCCATTTGACCTGGATCCCTTTGTGGAACG TgaggaagaagagcagcaggcTACATCACTGTTGGAAGCCAAGCGACGAGGGATCTCGCGATCTGCTCTTCGTTCTCATCAGCCTGTAGCTCGACCAGTCACTGCGAGCCTTTCAAG GAGAGGTATGGATGTTCCACAATCAAGGAGTGTTGTGGAGGCTGCTCCCGTGCCTGACCTCCTGGGCAGCATCCTATCAGGACAGAGTGTCCTGCTAATGGACAGTTCTGATGTTGTTATTAATCGAGATGGTTCCCTTAAAACTACGAAGCCGA TGTTGCCATCTGTGTTAAAGCCAAGTTGCAGCAATAGCTGTAGCTCAGGAGATGGCAGCACCCAGATCAGCCCAGTGATGTCGCCCAACCAGGGAGACAGTTCTCCATCGCCTCACTACAACAGAGACCTGCCAGGATCCTCCCATAGCTCCACCAACAGACTTTTCTCCCAGAGCTCTTCGCGCTTACACTCCCCAGCCAGCCACATCCCATCATCTTCCCATTCTGATTTACCACCCCGAGGTCACCCAACTTTGCTGCCACCTCGTCCAATCAGACCCACACCCCCTCCTGGTCACTGGAGAACCAATGGAGTTAGAGCCCCCAGTCCTTCCTCATCCATCCAACCTACCCTTGACTCCAGCTCTAAGAGCAAAGTAGAGACCTCATCACAGTCCCAAACTATAAAAGCACCTGTAAAGCCCATGTGGGTAGATGTGTCGGTTCTTCCAAGgataccaaaaataaaaagggaGAGCAGTGGTACCACAAATGATGACACTGGTCAAGGGGGCAGCACTGGCAGTAATCGAAGCAGCAGTAGTAGAGGAAATAGTAGAAATTCTGCCACCAGTAGTAATGGTTATGGCATGCCAGAAACAGGCATGAACAGCCTTGCTGGGGACAAGGGAAAGCAGCAAAGCGTAGACCAGCAAAAGGGCAGGGCTGACGGTCAGGCCCAGAGGCAGAGGCCAGATGGAAACAGCTCATCCTCAGCCTTCTCCAACtcattctcctccttctcctctacTGGCTCCTCTACCAACCAGCAACGTTATTCCTCAtcgtcttcctcttcttcatcagCAGTGAGCTTCCGCATTAACTCCAGTGGGAACTCCTGGCAGGCAAGGCGGCTTAGCAGCTCCTCATCCTCTGCTGCTGGAGGCAGTTCGCAGGAACACCGCagagaaaaagaagatgaaGCAAGGAAGAGACAGCTGCACAGGGATAAACAGATGCTTCTGGCATCACGTACATTGGTCAATAAGGAACAAGACAGTAATACTATCTACGATCCCTTTAATCCTACTCTGTCAGACTCGAGCAGCTCAGAGGATGAAGCTGAGAACAAAAGCCTGGATGGTAGCTCCCGACATGCCACACTTGAGGGGATGGCCCCTAGTTTAAGAAATGAGAAAGGTTTAGTGCAAAGCAAGCAGAAACcagttcctgtgaaaactgaaacaCAGGAGAATGAGGACTTCCAGGAAGGACCGAGGGGAGCTAGTCCTCAGGAAACCACAACACAAGAGGTCAGATTCTCAGAGGAACATGTCAAGGTCGAAAAAGAGTCATCAATAGAGACAAAGACTGAGAAACAAACCCAATTACTTGACATTAAAGTTAAGAAGCAGCCCGGGTTAGATGACGCAGAGGATGCTGAAAGGTTTGGTCACAGTGTAAAAAGTTTGAATTCAGAGACAGCAAACACCACACCACCTGTTCAACACAGCCTGGATCTTTTAAAGACTGAGAGAGAGACTCTAGAAGATGATAGTGGACAGACTGTTGGAACTCCCAACAGTGCTCCCCCTGACTCTAAGAACGATTCATCAGCATCCAGTTCTGCTCCCACTACGAACAGACAAAAACCAGAAACTAAATCAGATTCTAAATCGGACTCCAAATCCTCTCCCAAGTCAAGAGATTCGGGCCATAACAAGACCTCAAAGGAGAGATGCTCGAGCAGTTtggagacagacaaagagaggagaggagaccaTCATGCATCAAGCCAGGGAGGCCGacgaaaagaaaaggagaaggaCAGTCAAAGGAGTTCCAGGCGTTCAAGGtccagagagaagaggagggccCATTCATCCTCAGAAAGCTCTCAGTCCAATTCCCCGGATAGGACTCGCAGAAAGAGGCGGCGATCCCGGTCGCGATCCAAAGACAGGAGACGATCTAG ATCTGGTTCcagctccagcagcagagagcaTTCAAGAAGGAGGAAGCAAAAACGAAGGAGCAAGGAAAGAAATGacggcagagagagagactgtgaAAGAAGACgtttgtcaaaagacaagagaCGTGGTCGGTCTCGCTCAAAATCACGTTCCAGGTCTAGATCAAAGGACCATAAACGTGGTCATTCTCGCTCAAAATCACGCTCAAAATCACGGTCCAGATCCAGGGAAAGGAGGAAAGACCACACACGACTGCAACAATCTTTTCTGTCCTATAGAGACAAGGTAGAGTACCGGTCAAGAGACAAGAGAAGACAAAGGTCTAGATCCAGATCAAGAGAAAAACGGAAAGATGAAGGATCATCATCCAAGAGTTCTCAGAAAACTTCAGGGTCTAGTGTTTTGTCCctgaaagacacaaaacagttAAAGGAcaagaaaaaagagaaggaTATCCCTCGTAGCTCCCTCAAAGAGGAAAAACTTGTTCCACTGAACAAACACACGACTTCCTCCTGTGCTGCCACCTCTGTAGTTAGTAAGAAAGACAAAGACCTCAAGGCAGATGTCCAGGCCACAACAACAGAAATAGCAAAAGAGATGAAGGTTGGAAAAgagattaagaaagaaaaacaaccacttctTGATATGTTTGAAGATTCTCCTATTACTACGGAAATTAAGAAAGAAGAAACTGACATCCATGCCTTGACGGTAGCTAACAGTATAGATGAGGAAGGAAACAAAGAAGACCCCATCAAGACTGAGACAATTGAAATCCAGACTGAGACTGAGACATTTGAAATCAAGACTGAGACATGTGAAATTAGGACTGAGACAAGTGAACTCAAGACTGAGACTTGTGAAATCCAGATAGATAAATCTGAGCCAAGTTCCCCAGATTTATGCCAATTACCCCCCGTCACCTCATTTTCTACACTGACCACATCTGTTACAACAGACTGTCTCCAGGACACAGTCTCTCCATCTCATCAAGAGTTAATAGCCACTGGAGAACAATCTGACACTCTTGGGTTGACTGTCCCTGTAAAGCAGGAAGTTCTGCAACCCTCAGACTCTGATGATGACTTCAATGTTGATGTGATGCTCGACAGCCTGGACTATGTGAAGTCTGAGCGCACAGAGGAAAGTGGTGAATCTCTTAAACAAGAGAAGGAAGTGGAGGAGGGGAAGAATGAACAGGTATCGACCTCAGTGGGGGCCAAATCCAAGTCTCAAGTGAAGAGGGTTACCTGGAATATACAGGAGCCTGAGGGGCCTCAACCAGAGAAATCTGCAAGCA AGCTGTCCCTGTATAAATTGAAGCTGAAGCAGGAAGGTCGCAGACCCTCCTCAACAGTCCAAACATCCAGACAG